Below is a genomic region from Neisseria zoodegmatis.
TGTTGCTCGTTTTATTAATGGCTTCACTGATATACACCCAAACCTCATCACCTTTGATTTCGGTGTTGTATTGGCTGGCTTTATTCAAACCCAATAAAATGCGTGCACGATTATCGTTTTGCGCCGCAGTAATTTGATTCAATAAAGGATCTGCATATTCCAAAACCGGTTGCGGCAGTTGGATGGAGGTGCCGGCGAAGTCCAGTGCAATACGCGCAGGAGTGCTGGTTACAAAGCCGCGAGGAGCGGTAACGTCTTTATCGAATTTGATTTTGATAATTTTTTGATTGTCAGGCAGAGAGGATACGTTGATATCAGTAATATTGCCTGCGCAGGCCGTCTGAACGGCAAAGCCGATGGTGATGGCTGAAAAAATCTTTGTAATGTTGCGTGAGTTCATAACTAATGCCCCTTAATTGTTGTTTTGAGCGGCGTCACGGTTATTGTCTGAGCTGCTCAATAATAGTTCTGCTTTACGGTATGTCCAATTTCCATTGCTGTCTTCGACTAATTCGGTAATTAAAATCTTATCCGCAATGATAGATTGGATACGTCCGTGGTTTTGGCCGATATAGTTGCCGGGGAGTACGGTATAAACATGTCCATTGGCTTCGATATAGCCCGAAGTTTGTTTGCCTTTAGTCAGGCTGCCGACATATTTGAGATTCTCTAAACTGAAGCTTTCGAGAATTTCTTTAGGTCTGTTGTTGTTAGGTGCATTTGCTCCCTGCTGCATGGCAATCAGCCGTTTGCTGTCAAAAGCGTTAAGCCCGTTAAAATTGGGTGTTGTATAAGTTTTGGCCTGAATGGCAGCAGGTGCTTCAAAAGGAATAATTTTTGATTTGGCCTGTTGCCGTGTTTCTTTCATCCATTGGCTTAAGTCATCATGAGACGATGTGCAGGCGGAAGCAGCCAATATGCCTGCGAGTAGTAGTGTTTTTTTCATAATGTTGCTCTCAGGGGTTATTGGGAAGCCTGTGCTTCGCTTGCAGCTTTGGCGGCTTCTAATTCTGCGGCCACTTCTTCAGCCGGACGGGCTTTGTAAGTGTTGGCGGTAGCGCTAAGTGTCAGTAAATTGCTTTTATCGTCTTTGGCGCTGCTTATTTTCAAGGATTCCAAAGTAATGATGCGGGAAAGTTTGCCGACATCACGGGCAAATTGACTGATTTGGTTGTATTTGCCTGTAATTGCAATCTCATAAGGTAGCGCTTGGATGGGGCCGTCGTTTACAGGTGCTTGCGGAACAACACTATCCATACGCAAACCATTGGTTGCACCGGCTTGATGCAGTTCTTGAACCAGATTAGGGATTTCTGCATCGGTAGGAAGCTGTTTAAGCAATACATTGAATGAAGAGCGGATGGCCGCTAATTCCTCTTTCAAGTTATCGAGGTTGGCAGCTTCAATGCTTTTTTGAGTATAGGTTTGTTTTAACTCGGCTTCTTTTGCAACGGCATTATCTAATGTTTCCAACTGATTGCTGAAAAGAGCCAAATAGCTGATGACTAAAACACCTATTACTACCAAACATGCCAATACCAGTTTGGCCGGCATACTTAATAAATGCAGGGTTTTGGTATCAATATTTTTAAGTGTTTTTGCTGCCATGTTATTTCCCTTCTGCGCCGGATTCTGTGCTGTTATTGCTTTGAACGGCAGGAGCAGAAGCATCCGGTAATGTGTAATAAGACTGATTCAAGAGCACTTTTAGGGTGAATTCTTGTGCATTATCCACTTTTTTAATATTGACCAATTCCGGCTGCATAAAGATGCCTGTGCTGGGTATGGATCGCATAAACATAGCAATCTTGTTGTCGCTGGTTGCTTTGCCGCTGATGTTGTATGTAGTTGCATTCTCAGCGGTAATGGCGGTCAGGTAAGTACCTTCCGGAATCAACACGTTTAAAGTATCGATAATTTGCGCAGCTTGGAATCGTTTCTCTTGGAGCTCTTCAACTTTTTGTTTTCTAGCCAAGAATTCTTCTTTTTCTTTCTTCAGCTTATTGATCTCAAGCAGATTTTGATCAAGCTTGGTAATTTCTTCGGAAAGATAGCTGTTTCTTTCTTCTTGGCTGCTGATGGCGCGGTTAATGCCGAAATAAGCCAATGCCGAAAGGCCGATACCGGTCAGTAATGCGAGCAACATCAGAGATTTGAAGTTTTGCTTTTGTTTTTGCTGAATCTCTTCACGATAGGGAAGGAGATTGATTTTGGTTAGTTCAATCATATTAAAGCCCCCTTAATGCCAAACCGAAGGCAAGAGTTAATGTTGATGCGTCTATTTGTAGTTGTGATATGTCGACTTTACTGCTGTTGCTTGCATATAAAATCGGATGAATGCACTCGGTGGCCGTATTGGTATGTGAGAAAATAGTTTCAGCCAATCCGGGTTGCTGCGCCGCCGTACCAGTCAATAAAATGTGTTTGACGTTGGAATATTGGTCGCTGGGCTGGGTGGTGTAGTAAAATTGCAATACACGCTGAATTTCTTGGGCAACCTGAATGTTGAAACGGTCTGCTACTGCCGATTGGTAATCGGAAGGTTTGGTGGTTGCATTCATCATTTGCGCAGCTTTTTCTTCGGTAACCTGATAGGTACGTTGAATGAGCTGGTTGAGCTGTTCGGTGCTAACAGCAGTTTCCTGTTTGTAGAGAATCTGGCCGTTTTGCGTAATCACAGCATACATTTGAGTAGCATGAATGCCGAAAATGGCAATTTTTTCATGCTCTAATTCCGGTGCATGTTGATTGATCCAAAAAGAGAAGGCGTTGTTTTGTGCAAACAAATCAATGTCTAGTGCCGATAAGGGCATGTCTGCATTGTTGAAGGCTTCGATGCGCGGTTCAACGTCATCTTTTTTGGCTGCGGTAAGGAGTACCTTGGTGCCGGCCGGGACGACTGAAGTGCCGATCGGATGGTAATCAAAATTCATCTCTTCAATCGGTGCGATTTGTGAAACTTCAAACTCGGCAAAGCCGTCCAAGTCTAGATCCGAATCTTTTTCGTTATAGACAACTGTTTCGATGGTTACCAAGCTTTGCGGCAGAGCTGCGACGAAATTCTTTGACGAGCTGTTGAGCTGTGTATAAGAATGTTGCAGATATGTAACAAGTTGATCGTAATCTTGAATTTTGTTGCCTTTAACAATATTTTTAGGCAGTTTGGTAATAACGTATTTTTCCAATTGAATTTGGTTTAAACTACGGCCTGACAGTTGTACCATCTTAATGGCATGTTGCCCGATATCGATGCCGACAGCGGAACGGTGGGTAAGATTGGATGACGTTTTACTATTTGTATTGTTTTGCTTTTTTGTTAATCGCATAATGTAACGCCTTGTGCTTTTGAGAAGAGTAACAGTTTTTATCCGTAACGGATTTCTTCATGGTTGACACAAAAAATAACTGTGTGTTGATGAAATCTTTAGCTATTTTACTTTATTTAATGCTTTTAATGGCAACTTTATTAATTAGTCATGATTAAAAAAATTATAACGACCTGTATTGGTTTGGTTTTAGGTTTATTACTCTTTGTGGTAGGTTTGGTTGCAATCGCTATTCTGATTACATACCCGAAGCTGCCTTCTTTGGAAGCTGTGCAGCACTACCAGCCGAAAATGCCGCTGACGGTTTATTCTTCAGACGGTGAGGTTATCGGTGTGTATGGAGAGGAACGGCGCTCGTTTACCAAAATCAGTGATTTCCCCAAAGTATTAAAAGATGCTGTGCTGGCCGCAGAAGACAAGCGGTTTTATGACCATTGGGGCGTGGATGTGATCGGCGTGATGCGCGCGGCTATCGGTAATATGACCGGCGGCGTGCAATCCGGTGCGAGTACGATTACGCAGCAGGTTGCGCGTAATTTTTATTTGAGCAACGAACGTACTTTGACCCGTAAATTCAACGAGGCACTGCTGGCTTATAAAATTGAGAAGTCGCTGACCAAAGATCAGATTTTGGAACTTTATTTCAATCAGATTTATCTTGGTCAGCGTGCTTATGGTTTTGCTGCCGCGTCTAAGATTTACTTTAATAAAGACGTTAAAGATCTGACGCTTGCAGAGGCTACGATTTTGGCCGGTTTGCCCAAAGCGCCTTCGACTTTTAATCCGATTGTGAATCCCGAGCGCGCCAAATTGCGTCAGAAATATATTCTGAACAATATGGTTGACGAGAAGATGATTACAGCAGAAGAGCGCGAAAAAGCTTTGGCTGAAGATTTACACTTTGAGCGTCATGTTCAAAAAATTGATCAAAGCGCTTTATATGTTGCCGAGATGGTACGTCAGGAACTGTATGAAAAGTACGGTGAAGAAGCCTATACGCAAGGCTTTAAGGTTTATACCACGGTAAGCACGGCGCATCAGCGTGTGGCGACGGAAGCGTTGCGTAAAGCTTTGCGTAACTTTGACCAAGGCAGCAGCTATCGAGGTGCGGAGCATTATCTTGACTTAAGCCAAACCGATAATGTGGATGAAACGGTAGGCCAATATCTTTCAACGCTTTATACGGTTGACGGTATGATTCCGGCGGTCGTGTTGAATACATCCAAAAAAGGTGTTGAGATTCAGTTTGCCAGTGGTAACCGCGCAACGTTGAGCACTGCCGAACTTGGTTTTGCTGCGAGATCGGTAAATAACAAAAAAATGGAAGATGCTCAGATTCGCCGTGGTGCTGTGATTCGTGTGAAGAAAAACGGCAAACGTTGGTCTGTCGCTCAGCAGCCTTTGTTGCAAGGTGCTTTGGTGGCGTTGGATGCGAAAACCGGTGCGGTTCGTGCGTTGGTAGGTGGTTACGACTTCCACAGCAAAACATTTAATCGTGCCACGCAGGCGTTGCGCCAGCCCGGTTCGTCGTTCAAACCGTTTGTGTATTCCGCAGGTTTGGCTAAAGGTATGACGATGACGACTCCGCTGAACGATGCGCCGATTTCTCTGCCGGGACAAGGCCGTAATGGTGCTGCTTGGAACCCGAAAAATTCAGACGGCCGCTATGCAGGTTTTATCACGATGCGCCAAGCGCTGACGGCTTCTAAAAATATGGTGTCTATCCGTATTTTGATGGCGATTAAAGTCGATTATGCGCAGGAATACATTCAGCGTTTCGGCTTTAAGCCGTCTGAAATTCCGGCCGGACTCTCCATGGCTTTGGGTACGGGTGAAACGACGCCGATGAAAATGGCGGAAGGTTATACCGTATTTGCCAACGGCGGCTACAAAGTGTCTTCTTATGTGATTGACCGTATTTATGACGGACAAGGCCGCTTGCGCGCTCAAATGCAGCCTTTGGTGGCGGGTGAGAACGCACCTCAAGCGATTGATCCGCGTAACGCTTTCATTATGTATAAGATGATGCAGGATGTGGTGCGTGCGGGTACGGCCACCCGTGCGAGAGCCTTGGGCCGTTCGGACATTGCCGGTAAAACCGGTACTACTAACGACAATAAAGACGCATGGTTCGTAGGCTTTAACCCTGATATTGTTACCGCGGTATATATCGGTTACGACAAACCGCGCAGCATGGGTCGAGCCGGCTACGGTGGTACGATTGCCTTGCCGGTATGGGTGGAATACATGCGTTTCGCGTTGAAAGGCGTGCCGGTAAAAGGCATGAAAGCGCCTGAAGGCTTGGTGACCAAAGGCAACGATTATTTCCTCAAAGAACAGCAAACCACCAATGCCGATCTGCCGCTGGACAACCGTTCAAGCCGTCCGGTGCGTAATGAGGAACGCGATCCCGAAGTAGGGCAAGCCGCCAGACCTGCGGCACAGAAAGCCGATCCTTCCGAGTATGCGCCGATTGAGCAACCAGTTGAACCGCTCAACGGACGCAGCGACAGAGGCGGCAGCGGTAATGCGGCGGGAAGCGGCAACAGCGGTAATAACGCCCGTCCCGAACCGTTGGCTCCGGCAGGTTCGCCTTCACAGCTTGATTCGCTGTTCTGATTTTGCTTGATGTATGATGAAAGGCCGTCTGAAAATATTTTCAGACGGCCTTTGTGTTGATAGCTCGGAAACTCAGAGCTTTTTAAATTCCCAGACGGTGCCGTTTAGATGGAAGCTCAGATAATACTGCTTGCCCACGGCCTCAAGCGTGGCGGTGTGCCAGAAGCGTTTTTGTTGTTTTTCCAACAAGACGAACGAAACGTAATAAGGCTCGGTAATCACCGCATTAACCGAGCGCGCTTTTTCAGCCCATTTGGCGGCAATCGTGGCGGCGTCGGCAAACCGCACCATAGCAAGCGGGCTTAGGTTGGCGGGAATGTTGACTTCGGGCGTGATGCGCATAGTGTCGGTGTAGCGCCATTTTCCGTGTTCGTAGAGATAATGGTCGATTTTTCCGGGGCGGTTGGGGTCTTGTATGTCTAACTCAATGCGCGGGCGGACTCCGCTGAAAAAATCGATGTTTTCAAAAAACATCAGGTCTTTGCCGCGAAATTGAGGCAGGTTTTTCAACGCGGTTTCAGCAGCCTGCAATGCTTCGGCGTTCTCCAAAAAATTACCTTGAACGATCTCGGCTTCCGCTTGAGCGGATTGGGCAGGAATGGGTGTATGAGCGTCGCTTTGATTGCAGCCGTTTAAGGCAAATGCACTCAAACACGCACATAGAATCAGCAATTTAGACGGAAAACGCATGGCGGTAATACTCGAAAAAAGGTAGCCAAAAATAACATTGCAGATAGGAAAACACAAGCCGCAGGCCGGTCGCCCTTGCGTGGCAACGGATGACGGCGGGCGGAGGTTTCGGTATATTGCGCCTTACGTTTCATTTTGTGGTGTACGACGTATGGATTCATCCCGACCTTTGGTCAAAGTAGTGGCCGGTGTGGTGCTTGACCGGCAAGGACGTTATTTGCTGAGTTCCCGACCCGAAGGCAAGCCTTATGCCGGCTATTGGGAGTTTGCCGGCGGTAAGGTAGAGGCGGACGAAACCGAATTTCATGCCTTGCAGCGCGAGTTTGAAGAAGAGTTGGGCATCCGTATCCGGAGCGCGCGCCCGTGGCTGACCAAAATCCACGATTACGAACACGCGCGGGTGCATTTGCGTTTTTTCCGCGTAGAGGCCGACGAATGGTCGGGCGAACCCGAATCGCGCGAAGGGCAGGCGTGGTCGTGGCAGCGTGCGGGAGATTTCGACGTATCGCCCATGCTGCCCGCCAACGGCCCGTTGCTGGCGGCATTGGCCGTACCTACCGAATTGAAAGGCCGTCTGAAAACAGGTTTTTACGGCGAAAACAGCATGGGCGAATACCGTGTTGTGCCGTTTGAATTGGCCGAGCAGCAGCACAAACAGGTGTTGATTGATGAAGAAACCTTGCGTCGTCGAGGCAAGATGCCGCAGGCCGACAGCGTTTGGGTAGTGATTTCGCAGCCGCAGCAATGGCCGTTGGTTCAGGATGCCGATGTAGTGGTGTGGCGCGTGCAGAATGATGATTCTGCCGCCGCATTGTCGGCGGTGCTGGTCGACGGAGTGGGCATGCCGCTGGTGGTGCTGGCAGATGAAGAGCGTGTGAAGCAATGCGGCCGACAATGGCTTGAGCGCGGCGCACACGCCGTATTGATTGATGAAGAAACCGAATGGGCTTGAGGCCGTCTGAAAATGTCTAGTTTAACCCGTCGTCAAAAAATAACCATTGCCGTTTTGCTGCTCGGATTTGCAGCGGTGAAAGTGGCGGCTTTGCTGTGGTGGCAGAGCAAACAGCCCGATATTACGGCCATCCCGCAGGCTGTCTGTAATGTGCATACAGGCTGTACACTGCCGAACGGTGCCGTTGTCAAATTCAGCGACCGGGTGCATGCCAAGCAGCCGTTTGATATCCGCGTGAACAACGTGCCGCCGCAGGTTCAGGAAGTATTTGTGAGCTTTTCGATGAGCGGCATGGACATGGGCTTTAACCGCTACAAACTGGTTCGCCAAGCCGACGGCACATGGGCGGCAAACCAAATCCGCCTGCCCGTATGCGTGCAAAACCGCCATGATTATTTGGCGGATATCCACATCGACGGCGATGTTTTTCAGACGGCCTTTACGGCGGAGTGAGGGTGGCGGGATTGTGTTGAATGATTTGCTGTAAATAAGGTGGAAAAAAAGAGAGTTTGCTTGGGCGTAGATATTTAAAGTATATCGAGGCCGTCTGAAAACATGGCTTTCAGACGGCCTCGGTGTTTTATGGTTGCGGGAATCACGCTTTAAGCATCGGCATCATCAACCAGCCCTGCGGCGGTTTTTTCAGGTGTAAAGCGCACCGATTGGGGGTAGGGGAAGAAGTCGTCGTATTGGCCTTGTTGGAGGCGGTCTTTTTTAGCCTGCCAAAATTCGGCGGTGAGCAAGTCTTTATGGTGCTGCAAAAATACTTGCCGCACATCGGGTTCGCCGAGCAGGAACGGGCCGAACTCTTCGGGGAATACGTCGCCTTTGTTGACGGGGTACCACACTTCGCCCGACATTTCGTATTCGGGGTTGGGGGCGGGCGGGATGTTGCGGAAATTGCAGTCGGTCATGTATTCGATTTCGTCGTAGTCGTAAAAAATCACGCGGCCGAAACGGGTCATGCCGAAGTTTTTATACAGCATGTCGCCGGGGAAGATGTTGGCGGAGGCCAGCTCTTTGAGCGCGTAGCCGTAGTCGATAACGGCAGCGGCTTTGTCGGCAGGCTTGGCTTTCTGCATAAACAGGTTGAGCGGTTTTAAGCGGTATTCGACATAAACGTGTTTGATGATCACCCAGTCGTCGTTTTCTTCAAACTGGCTCGGTGCGAGCGTGCGCATTTCTTCTAAAAACTCTTCGTCGCAGCGCGATTTGGGCAGGGCGACGTTGGCGAACTCGAGCGTATCCGCCATGCGGCCGACGCGGTCGTGTTTTTTCACCAGCAGGTATTTTTGGCGCACATATTCTTGGTCGAAATCTTTGTTCGGGCCGAAGGTGTCTTTAATTACTTTAAACACATAGGGAAACGAGGGCAGGGTAAACACGCTCATCACCAGCCCTTTGATGCCGGGCGCGAGAATGAATTTGTCGTGCGAGTATTCGAGGTGTTGGGCAAATTCGCGCCACCAGATGTTTTTGCCCTGCTTGTGCAGCCCGACCATGGTGTAGAGGTCGCCTTGCGAACGCATCGGCAGCATGTCGCGCAGGAAATGGATGTAGCCGCTGGGCACGGGCATGTCCACCAAAAAATAGGCGCGGGCAAATGAAAACAGCACGGCAATCTGTTGGGCTTCAAACAGGGCGGCATCGACTTTCAGACGGCCTGATTCGTCGTGCAGCACGGCCAAGGCAAAGGGATGGCGCACGCCGCCGTTGATAATTTGGCCGAAAATGTAGGCGGCTTTGTTGCGGTAAAACGGCGAATGCAGCACGCGCACATGCAGGTTCATTTCTTGCGGCGGCCATTCGGCTTGGAAGTGTTTGCGTGCCGCGCGCAGAATGTTGCTGATGTCTTTGCCGAGATGGGCAAACGGCACGTTCCAGCCGAAGTGGTGCAGAATATCGCGCAGGCAGCCGCGTAGCCCTTGTTTGCTGGGGTAAAACGAGCAGAAAGTGGGCGGGTCGGAATCGATATATTCGGTGCTGGTGGAAGGTTTTACAAAGATAAACTGATTGTTGTAATACTCTTTGGCCAAGAGTTTGGTGGAAACCGAATTGAAAAAAGTTTCGGCAAGTTCGGGCTGTTTGTGGTTGACCAGTAGGGCGATGTATTCGGTTTTGGCTGCCGCCCATACTTCGTCGTTCAAAGCCGTGGCTGCATGTTCGCGGTTGAGCGACTCTACCGCTTCGCGCACGCGCTGGTCGTACATTTGGATGCGTTCGGCCACCAAATCTTGAATACCGCGCCAGTTGCGCTGCTCGAACAGTTCTTTGGCGCGGGCGGTAACTTCGCGGTAGAGCCGGTAGTGCTTGTTGAAGCCGGCCAGCATGGTTTCGGCCACCGCGCGCCCAAGGTTTTGGGTAAGTTGTCGGGACATTATTTTTCCTTTGTGTTGACGGCCGGCGTTGTTTCAGACGGCCTTTTTTGTTTATATGTTATCCGATGTAACCTTAGGGGGTTTTGTGCGGTTTGGCAAGTGAGGGTTGTGAAAAGCGGTGGGTTTAGAGAGATTTTTACGGAGCGTGTCGGGAAGTGGGGTTTCAAAATATTCGAGGCCGTCTGAAAATCATTCAGACGGCCTTCAATGTTTCGGTTTGGATGGTAAACGAGCGCATCAATCGCCGTTTTCGTGGTCTTTCAAAATCTTGCGGTACACAGGTTCGGGCAGATAGCGGCGAACCATGTCGCGCCAGCCTTCGGGGCCGACCAAGCCTTTGACCATGGTGGACGACACTTCGGCAAATTCGCGCGGCGGCATCAGAATCACGGTGGTGATGTCGGGTTGCAGGTCGCTGTTGATGTAGCGCATCGAGCGCTCGTATTCGTAATCTGAGGCGGTGCGGATGCCGCGGATCACAAAACGCGCACCGATGCTGTCGGCGTAATCGACCAAAAAGCGGTTGCCGAATACGGTAACTTTCACATTCGGAAATTCGCTCGTGATTGCTTCCAACATTTCGCGCCGTTCTTCAACGGTGTAGGTGCTGCGTTTTTCGGGGTTGACGCCGATGGCGATGATCAGTTCGTCAAACATGGCTTGGGCGCGGCTGATCATCCATAAATGGCCGTTGGTGGGCGGGTCGAAACTGCCGGCATACACCGCGCGGCGGATTGGGCGTGTAGTCATGTCGAAAAGATAGAAACAGGATGGAATGTACGGCTGGCAGGATAAAGCCTGATACCGTGAATGTCAAAGCCAAAGGCCGTCTGAAAAGTTTTCAGACGGCCTTTGGCTTTGAATCGGCTTCAATTAATCTTCGCCACCTAAAGACAGCAGAATGTTGAGCAGGCTGCTGAAAATGTTGTAGATGGAAATGAAGATGGTTAATGCCGCGCTGATGTGGCTGGTTTCGCCGCCGTCAATCACGGTACGAACCTGCCACATAATCATCAGCGAGCTGAAAATCACAAAACCGGCGGAAATGGTTAAGCCCAGCGCAGGAATTTGCAGGAACATATTGGCAACAACCGCCACCATCAGCACAACCGCACCCACCACCAAGAAGCGGCCGAGCGAATTCATGTCGGCTTTGGTACGGCGCGCCATCGCGGCCATGGTAAAGAACACGGCGGCGGTCATGGCGGCGGCAAGGCCGACGATTTTCGCACCGTTGCTGAAGCTCAGGCTGTATTGCAGCAGCGGGCTGATCAGCACGCCCATATCGAAAGTGAACACCATCAGCAGGGTAGCACCCACATTGCTGTAACGGTTCTTCTCAATCATGAAGCACATGCCGTAGAAAAAGGCCAGCACCACGCCGAACGCGATCCAGCGGTTGCCGAACATGGCGTATAAGTTGAAGCCCATTTGGCTGCTCAAAAATGCGCCCGCCGCGCAAGGAATGAAAGAAAGACCGAGCAGGCCGTAGGTTTTGCGCAGCACGGTATTTTTCTGCACCGCGCCGGCGGTTTGGGTGTAATCGTAAACGTCGTTTTGCATGGCGTTTGCTCCCTATTTGAGGAATGTGTGTAAAAAATGAATGAAAATCGATTTTAACAGCAAATCAAAGCTTTTTGCTGAAAATTATTACCGGCGGTTCGAATGCCGGTGCAAAAGTCTCAAATGTCAAACATGCGCCCACAAAAACAACACCCACAGCAAAATCGTGATGCTCCATTGCGGCAGCAGCTTGTCGAGCTGCGTGCAAGATTGGGCTTTTTTAAGAAAATACAAGTGGATGAATGATGCCGCCAGTAGAAAAGCATTCAGACGGCCTGCTGCCGCCGCGTTGAAATATTGCGGCAGCCAACCCCACCACATCAGCCCCGCCGCAGCCAGCAAAGCGGTGTGATACAGTTTGGCGCGGCGCAGCCCCAAGCGCACGGCGACGGTGGTTTTGCCTGCGGCCGCATCGCTGTCGATGTCGCGCATATTGTTGATGTTCAACACCATGGCACACCACAAACCGAGCGCGGTAGCAGGCAGCCACGACCAGGCATTCAGACGGCCTGTTTGCAGATATTCGCTACCCAATACGCCCACCCACCCGAAAAACACCATAACGGAAAGGTCGCCCAAACCGATATAGCCGTAAGGCTTTTTGCCTGCGGTATAGGAAAAAGCCGCTGTGATGGCTGCCGCACCCAGCAGCAGCCACAACATCCAATTGTGCAGCCCGCCCATGCCGATAGAGGGTAGGGCGGCTGCCAACAAAGCAAGGCCGCACAGGCAGCAGATCAGCGCCGACACGGTTAACCCGCGCTTCATGGCATTACGGCTGATGTTTCCTGAGCTGACCATACGTTTCGGCCCTTTGCGCAGGCATGAGTCGGCACCGTTGCAGGCATCGCCGTAATCGTTGGCGAAGTTGCTGAATATTTGCAGGGCGACGGCGGTAATCATACATAACACCAAAACCGGCGGATTGCTTTGCTGATTTAGGGCGGCAAGCACACCGCCGCATAATGCAGACGCAGCGGCCAGCGGCAAGGTACGAGGACGGGCGGCGGCGAGCCAGTGTTTGAAAGCCATGTGATGGTGGTAATGTGTTTGGGAATGTTAAAGGTGGGTATTATATGACGAGGCCGTCTGAATGATAACCGGATAGGGATGCAGCTCAGCGAAATGAGGCATTGTGGCAGATGGTTACGCGGCTGAATTTTCAGACGGCATTGATTTGATTAACTTAAAGAATATGGTGTGCAAGCGATTGAAGGGGCTGGAGGGTGATTCTGTAAAATCAATTCCGTGTGTTATCTAAACGGTTTGAGGCTTGCGGTCAATCTGGGAAATTGATTTTTTAGGTAGTTTTGGGCAGTGATTGAGCAGTATTGGTTTGTTTTTTAGTTTAAACAGGTAACAAAAAAGGACGCTGAAACAGCGTCCTTTGCTTCTGATCAGGCCGTCTGAAAACGGCTCGTGAGCAGGTTAGTCTTTTTTGTCTTTCACTTCTTCAAACTCGGCATCCACTACATCGTCGTTGCCTTTGGCACCGCTGTCGGCTTGTTGGCCGGCTGCCTCACCGTTGGCTTCAGCTTGCGCTTGTGCATAAACCATTTCACCCAGTTTTTGGCTGGCTGCACCCAATGCTTCGGCTTTAGCGTCGATGTCGGCTTTGTCGTCGCCTTTAACGGCTTCTTCTGCGGCTTTCAAAGCATCTTCGATTTTCGCTTTTTCGTCTGCATCCAGTTTGTCGCCGTATTCGCCCAATGATTTTTTCACTGAGTGAATCAGAGCTTCGGCTTGGTTGCGTGAAGATACGAGTTCGGTCAGTTTTTTATCCTCTTCGGCATTGGCTTCGGCGTCTTTTACCATGCGTTCGATTTCTTCCTCGCTCAAACCCGAAGAACCTTGGATGGTAATTTTCGCTTCTTTGCCGGTGCCTTTGTCTTTGGCAGACACATGCAGGATACCGTTGGCGTCAATATCGAAGGTTACTTCGATTTGCGGCATGCCGCGCGGTGCCGGTGCGATGTCGCCCAAGTTGAAGTTACCCAGCGATTTGTTGGCAGAAGCGCGCTCGCGTTCGCCTTGCAGCACATGGATGGTTACTGCGCTTTGGTTGTCTTCGGCAGTTGAGAACACTTGCGACGCTTTGGTCGGAATGGTGGTGTTTTTGTTGATGAGTTTGGTCATCACACCGCCCATGGTTTCGATACCGAGCGACAACGGGGTTACGTCGAGCAGCAATACGTCGCTGCGGCCGCCGCCCAATACTTCGCCTTGGATCGCTGCGCCCAAAGCCACGGCTTCGTCGGGGTTTACGTCTTTACGCGGTTCTTTGCCGAAGAAGGCTTTAACGGCTTCTTGCACTTTCGGCATACGGCTTTGACCGCCCACCAAAATCACGTCGTCGATGTCGCCCACGCTCAAGCCGGCATCTTTT
It encodes:
- a CDS encoding pilus assembly protein PilP, producing the protein MKKTLLLAGILAASACTSSHDDLSQWMKETRQQAKSKIIPFEAPAAIQAKTYTTPNFNGLNAFDSKRLIAMQQGANAPNNNRPKEILESFSLENLKYVGSLTKGKQTSGYIEANGHVYTVLPGNYIGQNHGRIQSIIADKILITELVEDSNGNWTYRKAELLLSSSDNNRDAAQNNN
- a CDS encoding type IV pilus inner membrane component PilO, whose translation is MAAKTLKNIDTKTLHLLSMPAKLVLACLVVIGVLVISYLALFSNQLETLDNAVAKEAELKQTYTQKSIEAANLDNLKEELAAIRSSFNVLLKQLPTDAEIPNLVQELHQAGATNGLRMDSVVPQAPVNDGPIQALPYEIAITGKYNQISQFARDVGKLSRIITLESLKISSAKDDKSNLLTLSATANTYKARPAEEVAAELEAAKAASEAQASQ
- a CDS encoding PilN domain-containing protein, coding for MIELTKINLLPYREEIQQKQKQNFKSLMLLALLTGIGLSALAYFGINRAISSQEERNSYLSEEITKLDQNLLEINKLKKEKEEFLARKQKVEELQEKRFQAAQIIDTLNVLIPEGTYLTAITAENATTYNISGKATSDNKIAMFMRSIPSTGIFMQPELVNIKKVDNAQEFTLKVLLNQSYYTLPDASAPAVQSNNSTESGAEGK
- the pilM gene encoding type IV pilus assembly protein PilM, with protein sequence MRLTKKQNNTNSKTSSNLTHRSAVGIDIGQHAIKMVQLSGRSLNQIQLEKYVITKLPKNIVKGNKIQDYDQLVTYLQHSYTQLNSSSKNFVAALPQSLVTIETVVYNEKDSDLDLDGFAEFEVSQIAPIEEMNFDYHPIGTSVVPAGTKVLLTAAKKDDVEPRIEAFNNADMPLSALDIDLFAQNNAFSFWINQHAPELEHEKIAIFGIHATQMYAVITQNGQILYKQETAVSTEQLNQLIQRTYQVTEEKAAQMMNATTKPSDYQSAVADRFNIQVAQEIQRVLQFYYTTQPSDQYSNVKHILLTGTAAQQPGLAETIFSHTNTATECIHPILYASNSSKVDISQLQIDASTLTLAFGLALRGL
- a CDS encoding penicillin-binding protein 1A; its protein translation is MIKKIITTCIGLVLGLLLFVVGLVAIAILITYPKLPSLEAVQHYQPKMPLTVYSSDGEVIGVYGEERRSFTKISDFPKVLKDAVLAAEDKRFYDHWGVDVIGVMRAAIGNMTGGVQSGASTITQQVARNFYLSNERTLTRKFNEALLAYKIEKSLTKDQILELYFNQIYLGQRAYGFAAASKIYFNKDVKDLTLAEATILAGLPKAPSTFNPIVNPERAKLRQKYILNNMVDEKMITAEEREKALAEDLHFERHVQKIDQSALYVAEMVRQELYEKYGEEAYTQGFKVYTTVSTAHQRVATEALRKALRNFDQGSSYRGAEHYLDLSQTDNVDETVGQYLSTLYTVDGMIPAVVLNTSKKGVEIQFASGNRATLSTAELGFAARSVNNKKMEDAQIRRGAVIRVKKNGKRWSVAQQPLLQGALVALDAKTGAVRALVGGYDFHSKTFNRATQALRQPGSSFKPFVYSAGLAKGMTMTTPLNDAPISLPGQGRNGAAWNPKNSDGRYAGFITMRQALTASKNMVSIRILMAIKVDYAQEYIQRFGFKPSEIPAGLSMALGTGETTPMKMAEGYTVFANGGYKVSSYVIDRIYDGQGRLRAQMQPLVAGENAPQAIDPRNAFIMYKMMQDVVRAGTATRARALGRSDIAGKTGTTNDNKDAWFVGFNPDIVTAVYIGYDKPRSMGRAGYGGTIALPVWVEYMRFALKGVPVKGMKAPEGLVTKGNDYFLKEQQTTNADLPLDNRSSRPVRNEERDPEVGQAARPAAQKADPSEYAPIEQPVEPLNGRSDRGGSGNAAGSGNSGNNARPEPLAPAGSPSQLDSLF